A region from the Triticum urartu cultivar G1812 chromosome 1, Tu2.1, whole genome shotgun sequence genome encodes:
- the LOC125538106 gene encoding reticulon-like protein B9: protein MATTQRATVPHVRSDSESDDEGRRAPNVSVFRRQRPVHRFLGGRKVADVLLWRDRNLSAGMLAGATAVWFLFDVAEYNFVTLLCHAALLGMLLLFLWSVTAPLFDRAPPRVPEVIVSEHAFREAAMAVHRKLERSVAVLYDIACGKDLKKFLSVIGSLWVVAVIGDNCSFTTLVYVGFLCALTLPVLYERYGTEVDHLVAKGGEDLKKFYRKVDANVLDKIPRGPVKSKRAHFH from the exons ATGGCGACGACTCAGAGAGCGACGGTTCCTCACGTCCGCAGCGACTCCGAGTCCGACGACGAAGGCCGCCGCGCGCCCAACGTCAGCGTCTTCCGCCGGCAGCGGCCGGTGCACAGGTTCCTCGGCGGCCGGAAAG TGGCGGACGTGCTGCTGTGGCGGGACCGGAACCTGTCAGCGGGCATGctggcgggggcgacggcggtgtGGTTCCTGTTCGACGTGGCCGAGTACAACTTCGTGACGCTGCTCTGCCACGCCGCGCTGCTCGGCAtgctcctcctcttcctctggtCGGTCACCGCGCCGCTCTTCGACAGGGCGCCACCGCGCGTCCCGGAGGTGATCGTGTCGGAGCATGCCTTCAGGGAGGCCGCCATGGCGGTGCACCGCAAGCTGGAGCGCTCCGTGGCGGTGCTCTACGACATCGCCTGCGGCAAGGACCTCAAGAAGTTCCTCTCG GTGATTGGATCTCTGTGGGTGGTGGCGGTGATCGGGGACAACTGCAGCTTCACGACTCTGGTCTACGTTG GGTTCTTGTGCGCTCTGACGTTGCCGGTGCTGTACGAGAGGTACGGGACGGAGGTGGACCACCTGGTGGCCAAGGGCGGCGAGGACCTCAAGAAGTTCTACAGGAAGGTGGACGCCAACGTGCTGGACAAGATCCCCAGAGGCCCCGTCAAGAGCAAGAGAGCGCACTTCCACTAG
- the LOC125527651 gene encoding putative disease resistance protein RGA1, producing the protein MEAAVGATSSLLGKVLTKLSEDLVAAYVDSLELVHNSQEIKTKLLHTQGLLQLAEGRDVSNVTALQALLEELSKKADEAEDLLDELHYFKIQDQLDGTNCAALDLGDGLRGHACHGLHAIHHTIGNCFPCFSCSRTQDDGSAPTADDGGHVDKLHFDRVAMSSKIKSVIEEIHSLCDPISDLLNKIPSSSTVVTLKRLHIGSTIIQDTLHGRRDIFEKIVNDITSGTHHGQTVSVLPIVGPGGIGKTTFTQHLYNDSRTEEHFTVMVWVCVSTDFDVLKLTQQIHNCIPATESETAIETTNLDRLQKSIAQRLKSKRFLIVLDDIWKCNSEDEWKTLLAPFTKGEAKGSMILVTTRFPKLARMMKTVDPVELQGLESNDFFTFFESCIFGEHKPRHYEDELDEINRFWIAIGIIDSSHPSNKNCMEGLVENGFLMKGVSKNLPFHEYFVMHDLMHELSRSVSAQECLNISDLDFRAEAIPQSIRHLSITIENRYDEKFREEMGKLKGRIDIVNLRTLLIFREYEERIIEILKDTFKEIKGLRILFIAVKSLESLPQSFSKLIHLQYLQIRSPYETEMTLPNTLSRFYHLKFLDLSGWYGSSNLPKDISRLVNLRDFLAEEELHSNVPEVGKLKYLHELKEFHVKKETVGFNLRELGELRELGGTLSIHNLENVATKEEASGAKLVLKRDLKELTLVWGREQRTDVDADILDALQPHSNLTTLGIINHGGTTCPRWLCPEIRVNNLETLHLHGVSWGTLPPFGQPPCLRELSLKSISGLRQFGPDYGGVRGKCLLQLKKVVFYDLSDLVQWVVEPNCHMSPGLDSIDCRNCPNLCVMPFSECSCTSLSMLCIGSCPKLSLPPMPHTSTLTCLAVENGSETLSYDGKRLVVSKYAGALAFHNLGEVEDVCIRDESHISWTYLKKLKSLRKLAVTRCDSLFSGEMDGSVVFHNMNIETLSVDVSHLTRKLLSKVFNSCPALGELEIHSSLEDQEERVLQFPSSSSLQTLRFYMSKGLVLVPAEDGGGIQDITSLKTLRIDGCGKLFSRWPMGEAGGAPMTNPFPASLRKLYIREESSMRSMALLSNLTSLTHLSLIHCANLTVDGFNPLITVNLKGLEVWNSGGNSPAEVLLSEVARTKLMHAGSFQLDRLNVDSISAVLVAPICTHLSATLHELSFFDDERAIGFTEEQENAFQLLTSLEKLGFYRCKVLQSRPQGLHRLSSLKELVVNSCPELRWLPEQGFPTSLQALHLWFGSAEQKQQAEKLKETYPDLHVHYHH; encoded by the exons ATGGAGGCGGCCGTCGGCGCGACCAGCTCGCTCCTCGGCAAGGTGCTCACGAAGCTGTCCGAGGACCTGGTGGCCGCGTATGTCGACAGCCTCGAGCTCGTCCACAACTCCCAGGAGATCAAAACCAAGCTGCTGCACACACAAGGGCTGCTGCAACTGGCCGAGGGGAGGGACGTGAGCAATGTCACCGCCCTTCAGGCCTTGTTGGAGGAGCTGAGCAAGAAGGCCGACGAGGCGGAGGACTTGTTGGATGAGCTCCACTACTTCAAGATCCAGGACCAGCTCGACGGCACCAACTGTGCCGCACTGGATCTCGGTGATGGCCTCCGGGGCCATGCTTGTCATGGTCTCCATGCTATTCACCACACCATCGGTAACTGTTTTCCATGCTTTTCTTGCTCTCGCACGCAAGATGATGGTTCTGCTCCTACTGCTGATGATGGTGGCCATGTCGATAAGTTACATTTTGACAGAGTGGCCATGTCCAGCAAAATCAAGTCAGTGATAGAGGAAATACACTCCCTATGTGACCCCATCTCTGATTTGCTCAATAAAATTCCAAGCAGCAGCACAGTTGTCACCCTAAAACGGCTTCACATAGGGTCCACAATTATACAAGATACACTGCACGGAAGGAGAGACATTTTTGAGAAAATTGTCAATGATATCACAAGTGGCACACATCACGGTCAAACTGTTTCTGTTCTTCCTATAGTCGGCCCGGGGGGGATTGGAAAGACAACTTTCACCCAGCACCTGTATAATGATAGTAGGACTGAAGAGCACTTCACTGTTATGGTTTGGGTGTGTGTATCGACTGATTTTGATGTGTTGAAGCTCACCCAACAGATCCATAACTGCATACCTGCAACTGAAAGCGAAACTGCAATTGAAACAACCAATCTAGATCGGCTTCAGAAATCCATTGCACAGAGACTTAAGTCCAAAAGGTTTTTAATTGTCTTGGATGATATATGGAAATGCAATAGTGAGGACGAGTGGAAGACCCTGCTAGCTCCCTTCACAAAGGGGGAAGCCAAAGGCAGCATGATACTTGTGACAACTCGATTCCCAAAACTAGCAAGAATGATGAAAACAGTTGATCCAGTAGAGCTACAAGGCTTGGAGTCTAATGACTTTTTCACATTCTTTGAATCATGTATATTTGGTGAACATAAGCCTAGGCATTATGAAGATGAGTTAGATG AAATTAATCGTTTTTGGATTGCAATAGGCATCATAGACTCTAGCCACCCAAGCAATAAGAATTGCATGGAAGGTCTAGTGGAAAATGGTTTTCTCATGAAGGGGGTTTCCAAAAATCTTCCTTTTCATGAATACTTTGTAATGCATGATTTAATGCATGAGCTATCTCGGAGTGTCTCTGCACAAGAATGCCTAAATATAAGTGATCTTGATTTTAGAGCTGAGGCCATCCCACAATCTATTCGACACTTATCCATCACCATAGAGAATAGATATGATGAAAAATTTAGAGAAGAAATGGGTAAACTAAAGGGAAGGATAGACATTGTAAATCTACGGACACTGTTGATTTTTAGAGAATATGAAGAAAGAATCATTGAGATCTTAAAAGATACATTTAAGGAAATAAAAGGCTTGCGCATCCTATTTATAGCAGTGAAGTCCCTTGAATCTCTACCACAAAGCTTTTCAAAACTTATCCACCTCCAGTACCTCCAAATTCGATCACCCTATGAAACAGAAATGACTTTACCTAACACACTATCCAGATTTTATCACTTGAAATTCTTGGACCTAAGTGGTTGGTATGGTAGTTCTAACTTGCCTAAAGATATTAGCCGCCTTGTGAATTTACGCGATTTCCTCGCTGAAGAAGAACTCCACTCCAATGTTCCTGAGGTTGGAAAGTTGAAGTATCTACATGAGCTAAAAGAATTCCATGTCAAGAAAGAAACTGTTGGATTTAATTTAAGAGAGCTGGGGGAATTGAGAGAGCTTGGGGGAACACTCAGTATACATAATCTTGAAAATGTGGCAACCAAGGAAGAAGCTAGTGGCGCCAAATTGGTGTTGAAAAGGGATTTGAAAGAGTTGACATTAGTATGGGGCAGAGAGCAACGGACTGATGTAGATGCTGATATTCTCGATGCTCTTCAACCACACTCTAACCTTACAACACTAGGCATTATAAATCATGGTGGCACCACTTGTCCTCGTTGGCTGTGTCCTGAGATAAGGGTGAACAATTTAGAGACTCTCCATTTACATGGCGTGTCTTGGGGAACTCTTCCACCTTTTGGGCAGCCACCATGTCTCAGGGAACTAAGCTTGAAGAGCATTTCTGGGCTGCGTCAGTTTGGTCCTGACTATGGTGGTGTTAGAGGCAAATGTCTTTTGCAGTTGAAGAAAGTTGTGTTTTATGACTTGTCAGATCTTGTCCAGTGGGTTGTGGAACCTAATTGCCatatgtctccaggtcttgacaGCATCGATTGCAGAAATTGTCCCAACCTATGTGTGATGCCCTTCTCGGAGTGCTCTTGTACCAGTTTGTCCATGCTTTGCATTGGTAGTTGCCCCAAGTTGTCTCTGCCACCCATGCCTCACACATCCACACTAACATGTTTAGCTGTTGAAAATGGTTCAGAAACGTTGTCTTACGATGGAAAAAGATTGGTTGTTAGCAAGTATGCCGGTGCTTTGGCCTTCCACAATCTGGGTGAAGTAGAGGATGTGTGTATTCGAGATGAATCACACATTTCGTGGACATACCTCAAAAAGCTTAAATCCTTAAGAAAACTAGCTGTCACAAGATGCGACAGCCTGTTTTCTGGAGAAATGGATGGCAGTGTTGTCTTCCACAACATGAATATTGAGACTCTTAGTGTAGATGTATCTCATCTTACCAGGAAATTGCTGTCAAAAGTGTTCAATAGTTGCCCAGCTCTTGGTGAATTGGAGATACATTCTTCACTGGAAGACCAGGAGGAACGAGTACTACAGTTCCCATCATCCAGCTCACTGCAGACACTTCGCTTCTACATGTCGAAGGGCCTGGTTCTTGTGCCTGCGGAGGATGGAGGAGGAATCCAGGACATCACGTCGCTCAAAACATTAAGAATAGATGGATGCGGCAAGTTGTTCTCTCGGTGGCCGATGGGAGAAGCAGGAGGAGCTCCGATGACTAACCCTTTCCCTGCTTCCCTCAGGAAACTTTATATTAGGGAAGAGTCAAGCATGCGGTCAATGGCTTTGCTCTCAAACCTCACGTCTCTCACTCATCTAAGTCTAATACACTGTGCGAATTTAACAGTGGATGGGTTCAATCCTCTCATCACAGTCAACCTCAAGGGATTGGAGGTCTGGAACAGTGGCGGCAACTCTCCAGCAGAGGTTCTGCTCTCAGAGGTGGCAAGGACCAAATTAATGCACGCGGGTTCCTTCCAATTGGATAGACTGAACGTGGATAGCATCTCGGCAGTGCTTGTTGCTCCCATTTGCACCCACCTTTCCGCCACCCTCCATGAACTGAGCTTCTTTGATGATGAGCGGGCAATAGGCTTCACAGAAGAGCAAGAGAATGCGTTTCAGCTCCTCACCTCCCTCGAGAAACTAGGATTTTATCGCTGCAAGGTTCTGCAGTCCCGCCCTCAAGGATTACATCGCCTTTCTTCTCTCAAAGAATTAGTAGTCAACAGTTGTCCTGAACTCCGATGGCTGCCAGAGCAGGGCTTCCCCACTTCGCTGCAAGCTCTACATCTATGGTTTGGCAGTGCAGAGCAAAAACAGCAAGCTGAGAAATTGAAAGAAACATACCCAGATTTACATGTACATTATCATCATTAG